From Miscanthus floridulus cultivar M001 chromosome 15, ASM1932011v1, whole genome shotgun sequence, the proteins below share one genomic window:
- the LOC136507296 gene encoding citrate-binding protein-like, which translates to MASLTGPWLHLLVLLVAIGTFLLHAPASAGRGGNDDPTAGFEKVELSDSDFEVQSPYNVPESQRFQYRNGVRTFWVYRNDKPFNTATHTNPRSEVKVKGHDYSSGVWQFEGYGYVPSGTSGVSVMQIHDGKGAAHSTVLMLHVYDGVLRFYSGTAIEAGIYDRWFRLNVVHDLGASTVTVYVDGRRKFGASVIPSDSFYFKFGVYMQHHDQSSCMESRWTNVTLYTKH; encoded by the exons ATGGCTTCTCTCACAGGTCCATGGCTTCATCTCCTAGTGCTTCTTGTGGCCATAGGCACGTTCCTGCTGCATGCCCCCGCGTCGGCCGGTCGTGGCGGGAACGACGACCCTACCGCCGGGTTCGAGAAGGTGGAGCTCTCCGACAGCGACTTCGAGGTGCAGAGCCCGTACAACGTGCCGGAGAGCCAGCGGTTCCAGTACCGGAACGGCGTCCGGACGTTCTGGGTGTACCGAAACGACAAGCCCTTCAACACCGCCACCCACACCAACCCCCGCTCCGAAGTGAAGGTCAAG GGCCACGACTACTCGTCAGGGGTGTGGCAGTTCGAGGGCTACGGCTATGTGCCGTCGGGGACCTCGGGCGTGTCGGTGATGCAGATCCACGACGGGAAAGGCGCGGCACACTCCACGGTGCTCATGCTCCACGTCTACGACGGCGTCCTGCGCTTCTACAGCGGCACGGCCATAGAGGCCGGCATCTACGACCGCTGGTTCCGCCTCAACGTGGTGCACGACCTGGGCGCGTCGACGGTCACCGTGTACGTTGACGGCCGCCGCAAGTTTGGTGCCAGCGTCATCCCCAGCGACTCCTTCTACTTCAAGTTCGGGGTGTACATGCAGCACCACGACCAGTCCAGCTGCATGGAGTCGCGATGGACCAACGTCACGCTCTACACTAAGCACTAA